The following proteins come from a genomic window of Pseudomonas putida:
- the rho gene encoding transcription termination factor Rho: MNLTELKQKPITDLLEMAEQMGIENMARSRKQDVIFALLKKHAKSGEEISGDGVLEILQDGFGFLRSADASYLAGPDDIYVSPSQIRRFNLRTGDTIVGKIRPPKEGERYFALLKVDTINFDRPENAKNKILFENLTPLFPNKRLKMEAGNGSTEDLTGRVIDLCAPIGKGQRGLIVAPPKAGKTIMLQNIAANITRNNPECHLIVLLIDERPEEVTEMQRTVRGEVVASTFDEPPTRHVQVAEMVIEKAKRLVEHKKDVVILLDSITRLARAYNTVIPSSGKVLTGGVDAHALEKPKRFFGAARNIEEGGSLTIIATALVETGSKMDEVIYEEFKGTGNMELPLDRRIAEKRVFPAININRSGTRREELLTADDELQRMWILRKLLHPMDEIAAIEFLVDKLKQTKTNDEFFLSMKRK; the protein is encoded by the coding sequence ATGAACCTGACTGAACTCAAGCAAAAGCCGATTACCGATCTTTTGGAAATGGCCGAACAGATGGGCATCGAAAACATGGCCCGTTCGCGCAAACAGGACGTGATTTTCGCCCTGCTGAAGAAGCATGCGAAAAGCGGCGAAGAGATCTCGGGTGACGGCGTGCTGGAGATTCTCCAGGATGGTTTCGGTTTCCTGCGTTCGGCTGATGCGTCCTACCTGGCCGGCCCAGACGATATCTATGTATCGCCCAGCCAGATCCGCCGTTTCAACCTGCGTACCGGCGACACCATCGTCGGCAAGATCCGCCCACCGAAGGAAGGGGAGCGTTACTTCGCCCTGCTGAAGGTCGATACCATCAACTTCGACCGCCCGGAAAACGCGAAGAACAAGATCCTGTTCGAAAACCTGACGCCGCTGTTCCCGAACAAGCGCCTGAAGATGGAGGCCGGTAACGGCTCCACCGAGGACTTGACCGGTCGCGTCATCGACCTGTGCGCCCCGATCGGCAAAGGCCAGCGCGGCCTGATCGTTGCCCCGCCGAAAGCCGGTAAGACGATCATGCTGCAGAACATTGCGGCCAACATCACCCGCAACAACCCCGAGTGCCACCTGATCGTCCTGCTGATCGACGAGCGCCCGGAAGAAGTGACCGAAATGCAGCGCACCGTGCGTGGCGAAGTGGTCGCTTCCACCTTCGACGAGCCACCAACCCGCCACGTGCAGGTTGCCGAAATGGTGATCGAGAAGGCCAAGCGCCTGGTCGAGCACAAGAAAGACGTGGTTATCTTGCTGGACTCGATCACTCGACTGGCACGTGCCTACAACACCGTGATCCCGAGCTCCGGCAAGGTGCTGACCGGTGGTGTCGACGCTCACGCCCTCGAGAAGCCCAAGCGCTTCTTCGGTGCTGCGCGGAACATCGAGGAGGGCGGCTCGCTGACCATTATCGCCACTGCGCTGGTTGAAACCGGCTCGAAGATGGACGAAGTGATCTACGAAGAGTTCAAGGGCACCGGCAACATGGAGCTGCCGCTGGACCGCCGCATCGCCGAGAAACGTGTGTTCCCGGCCATCAACATCAACCGTTCCGGCACCCGCCGCGAAGAGTTGCTGACCGCTGACGACGAACTGCAGCGTATGTGGATTCTGCGCAAGCTGCTGCACCCGATGGACGAAATCGCCGCCATCGAGTTCCTGGTCGACAAGCTCAAGCAGACCAAGACCAACGATGAGTTCTTCCTGTCGATGAAGCGCAAGTAA
- the trxA gene encoding thioredoxin TrxA, which produces MSSDLIKHVTDASFEADVLKAEGAVLVDYWAEWCGPCKMIAPVLDDIASTYAGKLTVAKLNIDENQETPAKHGVRGIPTLMLFKNGNVEATKVGALSKSQLAAFLDAHL; this is translated from the coding sequence ATGAGCAGCGATCTGATCAAACATGTCACCGACGCCTCCTTCGAAGCCGATGTCCTGAAGGCCGAAGGCGCGGTACTGGTCGACTACTGGGCTGAATGGTGCGGTCCATGCAAGATGATCGCTCCGGTTCTGGACGACATCGCTTCCACCTACGCGGGCAAACTGACCGTCGCCAAGCTGAACATCGACGAGAACCAGGAAACCCCGGCCAAGCACGGTGTGCGTGGTATCCCGACGCTGATGCTGTTCAAGAACGGCAACGTCGAAGCCACCAAGGTTGGTGCGCTGTCCAAATCGCAGCTGGCCGCATTCCTCGACGCCCACCTGTGA
- the ppx gene encoding exopolyphosphatase, with protein MPHTIAKNLSLIAAIDLGSNSFHMVVAKAHHTEIRILERLGEKVQLAAGINEERMLSEEAMERGLDCLKRFSQLINGMPAGSVRIVGTNALREARNRNEFIQRAEAILGHPVEVISGREEARLIYLGVSHTLADTPGKRLVADIGGGSTEFIIGQRFEPLLRESLQMGCVSFTQRYFRDGKITPARYAQAYTAARLELMSIENALHRLTWDEAIGSSGTIRAIGAAIKAGGLGNGEVNAEGLAWVKRKLFKLGEVDKIDFDGVKPDRRTIFPAGLAILEAIFDALELNRMDHCDGALREGVLFDLLGRHHHEDVRERTLNSLMERYHVDQGQAARVERKALHAFDQVADAWDLKEGNWRDLLGWAAKVHEIGLDIAHYHYHKHGAYLIEHSDLSGFSREDQQMMALLVRGHRRNIPKDRYAELGDEGVKLLRLCVLLRFAILFHHIRGTQQMPKVELHGGDNSLDVAFPEGWLEQNQLTQADFANEAEWLARVGFVLSVR; from the coding sequence ATGCCGCATACCATCGCGAAGAACCTGTCCCTGATCGCCGCCATCGACCTTGGCTCCAACAGTTTTCACATGGTCGTGGCCAAGGCCCACCATACCGAAATCCGCATCCTTGAGCGGCTCGGCGAGAAGGTTCAGCTGGCCGCCGGCATCAACGAAGAACGCATGCTCAGTGAAGAGGCAATGGAAAGAGGCCTGGATTGCCTCAAGCGCTTTTCCCAGCTGATCAACGGCATGCCAGCAGGCTCCGTGCGTATCGTCGGTACCAACGCCTTGCGCGAAGCGCGCAACCGTAACGAATTCATCCAGCGCGCCGAAGCCATCCTCGGCCACCCGGTGGAGGTCATCTCCGGCCGTGAAGAGGCGCGCCTGATCTACCTGGGCGTGTCGCACACCCTGGCCGACACCCCCGGCAAGCGCCTGGTCGCCGACATCGGCGGCGGCAGCACCGAGTTCATCATTGGCCAGCGCTTCGAGCCGCTGCTGCGCGAAAGCCTGCAGATGGGTTGCGTCAGCTTTACCCAGCGCTACTTCCGCGACGGCAAGATCACCCCGGCCCGCTATGCCCAGGCCTACACCGCCGCGCGCCTGGAACTGATGAGCATCGAAAATGCCCTGCACCGCCTGACCTGGGATGAGGCGATCGGCTCATCCGGCACCATTCGCGCCATCGGCGCCGCCATCAAGGCCGGCGGCCTGGGCAATGGCGAGGTCAACGCCGAAGGCCTGGCCTGGGTCAAACGCAAGCTGTTCAAGCTGGGCGAGGTCGACAAGATCGACTTCGACGGCGTCAAGCCAGACCGCCGCACCATCTTCCCGGCTGGCCTGGCAATTCTCGAAGCGATCTTCGATGCCCTTGAACTGAACCGCATGGACCATTGCGACGGCGCCCTGCGCGAAGGCGTGCTGTTCGATCTGCTCGGCCGCCACCATCACGAAGACGTGCGCGAACGCACCCTGAACTCGCTGATGGAGCGCTATCACGTGGACCAGGGCCAGGCTGCGCGCGTCGAGCGCAAGGCGTTGCACGCATTCGACCAGGTGGCCGACGCCTGGGATCTGAAAGAAGGAAACTGGCGGGATCTACTGGGCTGGGCCGCGAAAGTGCACGAAATCGGGCTGGACATCGCCCATTATCACTACCACAAGCACGGTGCCTATCTGATCGAGCACTCGGACCTGTCGGGCTTTTCCCGGGAAGATCAGCAGATGATGGCCCTGCTGGTGCGCGGCCACCGCCGCAACATCCCCAAGGACCGTTACGCCGAACTGGGCGATGAAGGGGTCAAGCTGCTGCGCCTGTGCGTGCTACTGCGCTTTGCCATCCTGTTCCACCACATCCGCGGCACCCAGCAAATGCCAAAGGTAGAACTGCACGGCGGGGACAACAGCCTGGATGTAGCTTTCCCTGAAGGTTGGCTGGAGCAGAATCAGCTGACCCAGGCCGACTTCGCCAACGAGGCGGAGTGGCTGGCCCGGGTCGGCTTCGTCCTCAGCGTACGTTGA
- the ppk1 gene encoding polyphosphate kinase 1 — protein sequence MNNEVLSPVAIKDAQELPEEMVQTPPDLPPAAEPVAEQVVEPVAPAPAPSPAITVPGLDDSSLYIHRELSQLQFNIRVLEQALDESYPLLERLKFLLIFSSNLDEFFEIRVAGLKKQINFAREQAGADGLQPHQALARISELVHIEVERQYAILNDVLLPELEKHQIRFIRRRHWTPKLKTWVRRYFRDEIAPIITPIGLDPTHPFPLLVNKSLNFIVELEGVDAFGRDSGLAIIPAPRLLPRVIRVPEEVGGPGANYVFLSSMIHAHADDLFQGMKVKGCYQFRLTRNADLALDSEEVDDLARALRGELFSRRYGDAVRLEVADTCPKHLSDYLLKQFSLSESELYQVNGPVNLTRLFSITGLDSHPELQYTPFTPAIPKLLANADNIFSVISKQDILLMHPFESFTPVVDLLRQAAKDPHVLAVRQTLYRSGANSEIVDALVDAARNGKEVTAVIELRARFDEESNLQMASRLQAAGAVVIYGVVGFKTHAKMMLILRREQGEIVRYAHLGTGNYHAGNARLYTDYSLLTSDDALTEDVGKLFSQLIGMGKTLRMKKLLHAPFTLKKGMLDMIARETQFALEGKPAHIIAKFNSLTDAKVIKALYKASQSGVKIDLVVRGMCCLRPGIPGVSHNIQVRSIIGRFLEHTRVFYFLNGGEEQIYLSSADWMERNLDKRVETCFPVEGKKLLLRVKKELEGYLTDNTHAWTLQPDGRYVRSTPTGNQNPRSVQATLLERLSNPVFNVR from the coding sequence ATGAATAATGAAGTGCTAAGCCCTGTCGCGATCAAGGATGCTCAGGAGCTCCCAGAAGAGATGGTGCAGACCCCGCCCGACCTGCCTCCGGCGGCCGAGCCTGTAGCGGAGCAGGTGGTCGAGCCTGTGGCTCCGGCGCCCGCGCCGTCCCCTGCAATCACCGTCCCTGGCCTGGACGACAGCAGCCTGTATATTCATCGCGAACTCTCGCAACTGCAGTTCAATATCCGGGTGCTGGAGCAGGCACTGGACGAGAGCTACCCGCTGCTGGAACGCCTCAAGTTCCTGTTGATCTTCTCCAGCAACCTCGACGAGTTCTTCGAGATTCGTGTCGCCGGTCTGAAGAAACAGATTAACTTCGCCCGTGAGCAGGCCGGTGCCGATGGCCTGCAGCCGCACCAGGCGCTGGCGCGCATCAGTGAGCTGGTGCACATTGAGGTGGAGCGTCAGTACGCGATCCTCAACGACGTGCTGCTGCCTGAGCTGGAAAAGCATCAGATCCGCTTTATCCGCCGTCGTCACTGGACACCCAAGCTCAAAACCTGGGTGCGCCGGTACTTCCGCGACGAAATTGCCCCGATCATTACCCCGATTGGCCTCGACCCGACTCACCCGTTCCCGCTGCTGGTGAACAAGAGCCTCAACTTCATAGTCGAGCTCGAGGGGGTGGACGCGTTTGGTCGCGACTCGGGTCTGGCGATCATTCCGGCACCACGCTTGCTGCCGCGGGTTATTCGCGTGCCGGAAGAGGTGGGCGGCCCGGGCGCGAACTACGTGTTCCTGTCGTCGATGATCCACGCGCACGCCGACGATCTGTTCCAGGGCATGAAGGTGAAGGGCTGCTACCAGTTCCGTCTGACGCGTAACGCCGACCTGGCGCTGGACTCTGAAGAGGTTGACGACCTGGCTCGCGCGCTGCGCGGTGAGCTGTTCTCGCGCCGCTATGGTGACGCCGTGCGCCTGGAAGTGGCCGATACCTGCCCGAAACACCTGTCGGACTACCTGTTGAAGCAGTTCAGCCTCAGCGAAAGCGAGCTGTACCAGGTCAACGGCCCGGTCAACCTCACCCGCCTGTTCAGCATCACCGGCCTGGACAGCCACCCGGAGCTGCAATACACACCGTTCACCCCAGCGATCCCCAAGCTGCTGGCGAACGCCGACAACATATTCAGTGTGATCAGCAAGCAGGACATCCTGCTGATGCACCCGTTCGAGTCCTTCACACCAGTGGTCGACCTGCTGCGCCAGGCCGCCAAGGACCCGCATGTGCTCGCCGTGCGCCAGACCCTGTACCGCTCGGGGGCTAACTCGGAAATCGTCGACGCCCTGGTGGACGCAGCCCGTAACGGCAAGGAGGTCACTGCGGTGATCGAGTTGCGCGCCCGCTTTGACGAAGAGTCCAACCTGCAGATGGCCAGCCGCCTGCAAGCGGCCGGTGCGGTAGTGATCTACGGTGTGGTCGGGTTCAAGACCCACGCCAAGATGATGCTGATTCTGCGCCGCGAGCAGGGCGAGATCGTGCGTTATGCGCATCTGGGTACCGGTAACTATCACGCCGGCAACGCCCGCCTGTACACCGACTACAGCCTGCTGACCTCTGACGATGCGCTCACCGAGGACGTCGGCAAGTTGTTCAGCCAGTTGATCGGCATGGGCAAGACCTTGCGCATGAAGAAGCTGCTGCATGCGCCGTTCACCCTGAAAAAGGGCATGCTCGACATGATCGCGCGGGAAACCCAGTTTGCCCTCGAAGGCAAGCCGGCGCACATCATCGCCAAGTTCAACTCGCTGACCGACGCCAAAGTCATCAAGGCGCTGTACAAGGCCAGCCAGTCGGGCGTGAAAATCGACTTGGTGGTGCGTGGCATGTGTTGCCTACGCCCGGGCATTCCGGGGGTTTCGCACAACATCCAGGTGCGCTCGATCATTGGCCGCTTCCTCGAGCACACGCGGGTGTTCTACTTCCTCAATGGCGGCGAAGAGCAGATCTACCTGTCCAGCGCCGACTGGATGGAGCGCAACCTCGACAAGCGTGTCGAGACCTGCTTCCCGGTGGAAGGCAAGAAACTGTTGCTGCGGGTGAAGAAGGAGCTGGAAGGCTACCTGACCGACAATACCCACGCCTGGACCTTGCAGCCAGACGGGCGCTACGTGCGCAGTACCCCGACCGGCAACCAGAACCCGCGCAGCGTTCAGGCGACCCTGCTGGAGCGCCTGAGCAACCCGGTCTTCAACGTACGCTGA